A genomic region of Trifolium pratense cultivar HEN17-A07 linkage group LG3, ARS_RC_1.1, whole genome shotgun sequence contains the following coding sequences:
- the LOC123915027 gene encoding WAT1-related protein At2g37460-like has protein sequence MNILMKLAINNGISNYVFVVYRNGVASLFRGPIGFFVDSNIRPAMTSRIFGKIIVLSLLGIILDQNLYYAGMKLTTPTFATVLSNTIPTITFVLAIIFRMEHLIIRNRLSQAKVVGTLVTLTGAMIMTLVKGHVLYGSGGANSHHHQGGGISLLGTVYLLLGCLSTASSTIFSKCAFNNPEIPCSDNYSELSITALVCLFGTIEGIIVAFIMEERFHGTLWNYFKWDMLLLTALYSGIFCSGLGYFLRLKVIKARDANFSSTFGPINMVMVMVASTFLFGNLLSLGSVIGSMIISMGLLCVLWGNAHSRPAAQ, from the exons ATGAATATTCTCATGAAGCTCGCGATAAACAACGGCATAAGCAATTATGTCTTCGTTGTTTATCGCAATGGAGTTGCGTCCTTGTTTAGGGGTCCAATtggattttttgttgatag CAACATAAGGCCAGCAATGACAAGTCGTATATTCGGAAAGATAATTGTGTTGAGTCTGCTAGg GATCATTCTCGACCAGAATCTATACTACGCAGGGATGAAACTCACCACGCCAACCTTTGCCACGGTTTTGTCCAATACAATCCCTACCATCACCTTCGTATTGGCTATTATTTTCAG GATGGAACATTTAATTATAAGAAATAGACTCAGTCAAGCAAAGGTGGTGGGAACATTGGTCACTCTTACCGGTGCAATGATTATGACACTGGTTAAAGGTCATGTGCTGTATGGAAGTGGTGGCGCCAATAGCCACCATCATCAGGGTGGCGGTATTTCATTACTTGGAACGGTGTACCTTCTATTGGGATGTTTATCCACCGCTAGTTCTACAATCTTCTCT AAATGTGCATTTAATAATCCTGAGATCCCCTGTAGTGATAATTACTCAGAACTCTCTATCACTGCATTGGTGTGCTTATTTGGGACTATTGAAGGTATAATCGTTGCTTTCATCATGGAAGAGAGATTCCATGGTACACTATGGAACTATTTTAAATGGGATATGTTGTTATTGACAGCTCTTTATTCG GGCATATTTTGCTCTGGTTTGGGTTACTTTTTGAGATTAAAAGTGATCAAAGCTAGAGATGCAAATTTTTCCTCAACTTTCGGTCCCATAAACATGGTCATGGTTATGGTGGCAAGTACCTTCCTATTTGGCAATTTGCTCTCACTTGGAAg TGTGATAGGCTCAATGATCATCTCAATGGGCCTTTTATGTGTTTTATGGGGAAATGCCCACAGTAGACCAGCTGCTCAATAG